The Actinomycetota bacterium DNA window GGGCGTCTTCGTCGCCGTCGTCGGGGACCGCGCCTACCGGCTCGCCGCCCGCGACGCGGCCGACGACGAGATTCCGGCCGCGATCCTGAAGCGCCTCGCCCTCGAGCCGCTCGGCGCGGTCTCGGCCGAGGACCACCTCTCGTTCACGCCGCGGGCGACCGAGGTGACCGAGCAGGTCGTTTCCGGACACGCCGTGGCCGGGTTCTGCATGCAGCCGGTCGGCGTCGACGCCGTCTGGCGTCTCGCGTCGACGGGAGCCCAGATGCCCGAGAAGTCCACCTACTTCTTCCCGAAGCCGAAGGACGGGATCGTGATGCGCTCCCTCGGCACCTAGCCGGGGGAATCAGGCGCCCGGGTGTCCGGTTTATCCTCACGAGAGGAAGACACGACACCGACAGGAGGGACGTTCCATGGCGCACTCGTTGCCCGACCTGCCCTACGACTACAACGCGCTGGAGCCGCATATCGACGAGGAGACCATGCGGATCCACCACACGAAGCACCACCAGACCTACGTCGACAAGCTGAACGACGCGATCTCGGGGACGGAGTTCGAGGGGAAGGACCTCGAGTCCCTGCTGAGGGAGATCGAGCAGGTCCCGCAGGAGAAGCGGACCGCCGTGCGCAACCACGGCGGAGGGCACCACAACCACTCCCTGTTCTGGACGGTCCTCGGTCCCAACGGGGGCGGCAAACCCGAGGGAGACCTCGCGGCCGCGATCGACTCGACCTTCGGGTCCTTCGAGGACTTCAAGCAGCGGTTCGCCGACGCCGCGGCCGGACAGTTCGGGTCCGGGTGGGCGTGGCTCGTGGTGAAGGACGGCACCCTCGAGGTGATCGCCCGCCCGAACCAGGACTCCCCCCTCATGGAGGGGTACAC harbors:
- a CDS encoding superoxide dismutase, encoding MAHSLPDLPYDYNALEPHIDEETMRIHHTKHHQTYVDKLNDAISGTEFEGKDLESLLREIEQVPQEKRTAVRNHGGGHHNHSLFWTVLGPNGGGKPEGDLAAAIDSTFGSFEDFKQRFADAAAGQFGSGWAWLVVKDGTLEVIARPNQDSPLMEGYTPILGLDVWEHAYYLRYQNKRPDYIAAFWNVVNWGEVANRYSAAS